A region of Sulfuriferula thiophila DNA encodes the following proteins:
- the nusG gene encoding transcription termination/antitermination protein NusG → MSKRWYVVHAYSGFEKTVQRTLLERIERAGMQDMFGQILVPVEEVIEMKGGQKSISERKFFPGYVLVEMEMNDETWHLIKDCPKVTGFVGGTAMKPTPITAKEVDAILHQIQEGVEKPRPKILFEVGESVRVIDGPFNDFNGVVEEVNYDKSKLRVSVLIFGRATPVELDFGQVEKT, encoded by the coding sequence ATGAGTAAACGCTGGTATGTAGTGCACGCCTATTCTGGCTTCGAGAAAACGGTTCAGCGTACCTTGCTGGAACGCATCGAGCGTGCTGGTATGCAGGATATGTTTGGTCAGATTCTGGTTCCGGTAGAAGAAGTAATCGAAATGAAGGGTGGTCAGAAGTCTATATCTGAGCGCAAATTCTTTCCAGGCTATGTACTGGTTGAAATGGAAATGAATGATGAGACTTGGCATTTGATCAAGGATTGTCCTAAAGTTACTGGCTTTGTTGGTGGTACGGCTATGAAGCCAACACCGATTACGGCTAAAGAAGTTGATGCGATTCTGCACCAGATACAAGAAGGTGTTGAGAAGCCGCGTCCGAAAATACTGTTTGAGGTTGGTGAGTCAGTTCGTGTAATTGACGGCCCATTCAATGACTTTAATGGAGTTGTTGAAGAAGTTAATTACGATAAAAGCAAGTTGCGTGTATCTGTGCTTATATTTGGTCGTGCAACACCAGTGGAATTGGATTTTGGTCAGGTCGAAAAGACTTGA
- the rplA gene encoding 50S ribosomal protein L1 encodes MANLSKRQKLINTKVDRTKLYAVTDALALVKETATAKFDESIDVAVNLGIDARKSDQLVRGSVVLPRGTGKTVRVAVFAQGEAAKAALEAGADIVGFDDLAAEIKGGRMDFDVVIASPDAMRVVGQLGQVLGPRGLMPNPKVGTVTPDVATAVKNARAGQVQYRTDKGGIVQCTIGRASFDADALRENLAALVDALTKARPATAKGVYMKKISVSSTMGVGIRVDGNSIAQ; translated from the coding sequence ATGGCTAATTTGTCTAAGCGCCAAAAATTGATCAACACTAAAGTTGATCGTACAAAATTATATGCAGTAACCGATGCATTAGCTCTTGTCAAAGAAACGGCTACAGCCAAATTTGATGAGTCTATCGATGTTGCTGTAAACCTGGGTATTGATGCACGTAAATCTGACCAGTTGGTTCGTGGTTCTGTTGTATTGCCACGCGGTACAGGTAAAACGGTTCGTGTCGCAGTATTTGCGCAAGGCGAAGCCGCTAAAGCTGCTTTAGAAGCGGGTGCTGATATTGTCGGCTTTGATGACTTGGCAGCCGAAATCAAAGGCGGTCGCATGGATTTCGACGTAGTTATTGCTAGTCCAGATGCAATGCGCGTAGTTGGTCAGCTCGGTCAAGTGTTAGGTCCGCGTGGCTTAATGCCTAACCCGAAGGTTGGTACAGTTACTCCTGATGTTGCTACTGCAGTTAAAAATGCACGTGCAGGTCAGGTTCAATACCGTACGGACAAGGGTGGTATTGTGCAGTGCACAATTGGTCGCGCGTCTTTTGATGCTGATGCATTGCGTGAGAACCTTGCAGCATTAGTGGATGCTTTAACTAAAGCACGTCCAGCTACTGCTAAAGGCGTATACATGAAGAAAATATCAGTATCCAGCACTATGGGTGTTGGTATTCGAGTTGATGGTAATAGTATTGCTCAGTAA
- the rplL gene encoding 50S ribosomal protein L7/L12, whose amino-acid sequence MALSKADILDAIANMTVLDLSELIKEMEEKFGVSAAAAVAVAAAPAAAGAAVEEKTEFDVILTGAGENKVNTIKVVRTITGLGLKEAKDLVDGAPKAVKEGVAKAEAESIQKQLVEAGATCEIK is encoded by the coding sequence ATGGCTTTGTCCAAAGCTGATATTTTAGATGCAATTGCTAACATGACCGTTCTTGATCTGTCTGAACTGATCAAAGAGATGGAAGAGAAATTTGGCGTTTCTGCTGCTGCTGCTGTTGCTGTTGCTGCTGCACCTGCTGCTGCTGGTGCCGCTGTTGAAGAAAAAACCGAATTTGACGTTATCTTGACTGGCGCTGGCGAAAACAAAGTCAACACCATTAAAGTTGTACGTACTATCACCGGTTTAGGCTTGAAAGAAGCTAAAGATCTGGTTGATGGCGCACCTAAAGCAGTTAAAGAAGGTGTTGCTAAAGCTGAAGCTGAATCAATCCAGAAGCAATTGGTTGAAGCTGGCGCTACTTGCGAAATTAAGTAA
- the secE gene encoding preprotein translocase subunit SecE, with the protein MTDKIKLLAAALMVIAGIAGFYYFSESAAVVRLAFVLGGVIAAIAILWYTQVGQSFFAFSQDSVAEARKVVWPSRKETMQTTGIVFVFVVVMALFLWFVDAGLLWAVKLLMGRSDT; encoded by the coding sequence ATGACCGACAAAATCAAATTGCTGGCTGCTGCGCTGATGGTAATCGCGGGCATAGCCGGCTTTTATTATTTCTCAGAGAGTGCAGCCGTAGTCCGTTTGGCATTCGTGCTGGGTGGCGTTATTGCAGCGATAGCTATACTCTGGTACACCCAGGTAGGTCAAAGTTTCTTTGCGTTCTCGCAAGATTCTGTGGCTGAAGCTCGTAAAGTAGTGTGGCCTTCACGCAAAGAAACAATGCAAACTACGGGTATCGTGTTTGTGTTTGTAGTGGTAATGGCGCTATTTCTTTGGTTTGTGGATGCTGGTTTATTATGGGCAGTTAAATTGCTTATGGGGCGGAGTGATACATGA
- the rplJ gene encoding 50S ribosomal protein L10 — protein sequence MSLNLEEKKAVVAELGEELVNAQTIVVAEYRGMGVVGMTGLRAKARANGVYLRVLKNTLVRRAVSGTAFEGLTEQLVGPLLYGISKDPVAAAKVLADFAKTNDKLVIKAGSMPNFVMTANDVANLANMPSRDELLAKLMGTMQAPVTQFVRTLNEVPTKFVRGLAAVRDKQAA from the coding sequence TTGAGTCTGAATCTAGAGGAAAAGAAAGCAGTTGTAGCCGAGTTAGGCGAAGAGCTGGTTAATGCCCAAACTATCGTTGTTGCGGAATATCGCGGCATGGGTGTGGTGGGTATGACTGGTTTGCGTGCTAAAGCACGTGCTAACGGTGTCTATCTGCGTGTGTTGAAAAACACATTGGTACGTCGCGCTGTTTCCGGAACTGCCTTTGAGGGTTTGACTGAGCAATTAGTCGGTCCTTTGTTGTACGGTATTTCCAAAGATCCAGTTGCTGCAGCCAAAGTACTGGCTGATTTCGCTAAAACCAACGATAAGTTGGTCATTAAAGCTGGCTCAATGCCTAATTTCGTGATGACTGCAAATGATGTCGCGAATTTAGCCAATATGCCTAGTCGTGATGAGTTGTTAGCGAAACTGATGGGTACTATGCAGGCTCCCGTTACACAGTTTGTGCGTACGCTTAATGAAGTTCCTACTAAGTTTGTACGAGGTTTGGCTGCAGTTCGCGATAAGCAGGCAGCATAA
- the rplK gene encoding 50S ribosomal protein L11, whose product MAKKIVGYVKLQVPAGKANPSPPIGPALGQRGLNIMEFCKAFNAQTQGLEPGLPIPVVITAYADKSFTFVMKTPPATILIKKAAGIQKGSPKPHTDKVGKLTRAQAEEIAKAKMPDLTAADMDAAVKTIAGSARSMGIEVEGA is encoded by the coding sequence GTGGCAAAGAAGATCGTTGGCTACGTTAAGCTGCAAGTCCCGGCTGGTAAAGCAAACCCTAGCCCCCCTATCGGTCCCGCTTTAGGTCAGCGCGGTCTGAATATCATGGAATTCTGTAAGGCGTTTAACGCGCAAACCCAAGGTTTAGAGCCAGGTTTGCCAATTCCGGTTGTGATTACAGCATACGCGGACAAGAGTTTCACGTTCGTGATGAAAACACCACCTGCAACCATTCTGATCAAGAAAGCTGCTGGTATTCAAAAGGGTAGTCCGAAGCCACATACCGACAAAGTCGGTAAGCTGACGCGTGCCCAGGCTGAAGAAATCGCAAAGGCAAAAATGCCTGATTTGACAGCTGCTGATATGGATGCAGCGGTTAAAACAATTGCAGGTAGTGCCCGTAGTATGGGAATTGAAGTGGAGGGTGCATAA